From the Hymenobacter yonginensis genome, one window contains:
- a CDS encoding YajQ family cyclic di-GMP-binding protein: MASFDIVSKVDPQTLENAVNTAQKELQTRYDLRDTKGGIELNKKENTIQLSSENSMRVKALEDILLGRVVKQGIDGTALDFSAEEQASGQLIKKTIKVRAGLDKEVGRKISKAIKDAKLKVDVQMQDDQMRVTAKKIDELQGVIALLRQRSADIGQPLQFVNMKS, encoded by the coding sequence ATGGCCTCCTTCGATATCGTCAGCAAAGTAGATCCGCAAACCCTGGAAAACGCCGTGAATACGGCGCAGAAAGAACTGCAGACCCGGTATGACCTCCGCGACACGAAAGGCGGCATCGAGCTCAACAAAAAAGAGAACACCATCCAGCTCAGCTCCGAAAACTCCATGCGCGTGAAGGCGCTGGAAGACATTCTGCTGGGCCGCGTGGTGAAGCAGGGCATCGATGGCACGGCCCTCGACTTCTCGGCCGAAGAGCAGGCCAGCGGCCAGCTCATCAAGAAAACCATCAAGGTGCGCGCCGGCCTCGACAAAGAAGTGGGCCGCAAAATCAGCAAGGCTATCAAGGATGCCAAGCTGAAGGTAGACGTGCAGATGCAGGACGACCAGATGCGCGTGACGGCCAAGAAAATCGACGAGCTGCAGGGCGTTATTGCGCTGCTGCGCCAGCGCTCCGCCGACATCGGCCAGCCCCTGCAGTTCGTGAACATGAAAAGCTAG
- a CDS encoding TerC family protein, with translation MHFDFSVFSNPQTWVSLLTLTFMEIVLGIDNIIFISIIVNRLPREQQQRGRSIGLLLALLCRIGLLLSISWIVGLKAALFTLDLPWMTEPFGVTGRDLILLGGGLFLIGKSTTEIHTKLQGEEEETEAGKAGASFGSIIFQIILIDIVFSFDSILTAVGLVDNVLIMILAVILSMGVMLAFSGVVADFVNRNPTIKMLALSFLIMIGVMLVMEAFHKEIEKGYIYFAMFFSLIVEVLNMRLRKKTEPVHLRDSQYD, from the coding sequence ATGCACTTCGACTTTTCGGTTTTTTCCAACCCGCAGACCTGGGTCAGCCTGCTTACGCTGACGTTCATGGAAATCGTGCTGGGCATCGACAACATCATCTTCATTTCCATTATCGTCAACCGCCTGCCGCGCGAGCAGCAGCAGCGGGGCCGCAGCATCGGGCTGCTGCTCGCGCTGCTGTGCCGCATCGGGCTGCTGCTGAGCATCAGCTGGATTGTGGGCCTGAAAGCGGCGCTGTTTACCCTTGATCTGCCCTGGATGACGGAGCCGTTCGGAGTGACCGGGCGCGACCTAATCCTGCTGGGCGGCGGTCTGTTCCTGATCGGCAAGAGCACCACCGAAATTCACACCAAGCTGCAGGGCGAGGAAGAAGAAACCGAAGCCGGCAAGGCCGGAGCGTCGTTTGGGAGCATCATCTTCCAGATTATCCTTATCGACATCGTGTTCAGCTTCGACTCCATCCTGACGGCCGTGGGCCTTGTGGATAACGTGCTGATCATGATTCTGGCCGTGATTCTGTCGATGGGCGTAATGCTGGCCTTCTCGGGCGTGGTGGCCGATTTCGTGAACCGCAACCCCACCATCAAGATGCTGGCCCTTTCCTTCCTGATTATGATTGGGGTGATGCTGGTGATGGAGGCCTTCCACAAGGAAATCGAGAAAGGCTACATCTACTTCGCCATGTTCTTCTCGCTGATTGTAGAAGTGCTCAACATGCGCCTGCGCAAGAAAACCGAGCCAGTCCACCTGCGCGACTCGCAGTACGACTAA
- a CDS encoding J domain-containing protein, whose translation MSYYAVLELSTQASPEDIRRAYRRLVLSTHPDRTPDPAQHRRYLAINEAYETLSDPARRAAYDAALARAHHRPTAPAVSPEASRRPPPVEFRRGQWRTILKTQRFDYGPYVAPARRWCQLLLVLPLLVLLDFYGPRRTVTATFDAIAVQRSPDTMLRYSISTSNGSFVTPLEVPNDVPAFQLRVSWLFRFVHEARLPDGRMLPLEPEMGSMVFFVGLLALLAATAQWPQLSAGAVVNLSIVASVVGLIALLLALTT comes from the coding sequence GTGAGCTACTACGCCGTATTAGAGCTAAGTACGCAGGCGTCGCCCGAAGACATTCGGCGGGCCTACCGCCGTCTTGTGCTGAGCACCCACCCCGACCGTACCCCCGACCCCGCGCAGCACCGTCGCTACTTAGCCATTAATGAGGCCTACGAGACGCTCAGCGACCCTGCCCGCCGCGCGGCATATGACGCGGCCCTGGCCCGGGCCCACCACCGGCCCACGGCTCCGGCGGTTTCGCCCGAGGCAAGCCGCCGCCCGCCGCCCGTAGAGTTCCGGCGGGGCCAGTGGCGCACTATCCTGAAAACCCAGCGCTTCGACTACGGCCCTTATGTTGCACCGGCCCGCCGCTGGTGCCAACTACTGCTGGTGCTGCCGTTGCTGGTACTGCTCGACTTTTACGGCCCCCGCCGCACCGTCACGGCCACCTTCGACGCCATAGCGGTGCAGCGCAGCCCCGACACCATGTTGCGCTACAGCATCAGCACGTCAAATGGCTCGTTCGTAACTCCGCTGGAGGTGCCGAATGATGTGCCGGCATTTCAGCTGCGCGTATCCTGGCTGTTTCGGTTTGTGCACGAGGCTCGCCTGCCCGATGGAAGGATGCTCCCGCTGGAACCGGAAATGGGCAGCATGGTCTTTTTCGTGGGCCTGCTGGCCTTGCTGGCCGCCACGGCGCAGTGGCCGCAGCTGTCGGCCGGAGCCGTTGTCAACCTGAGTATAGTGGCTAGTGTAGTTGGCCTGATTGCGCTGCTGCTGGCTTTGACAACGTGA
- a CDS encoding T9SS-dependent M36 family metallopeptidase encodes MKQTFTLPSTRALAVAAMLAIPALAAAQQAPLNRALAALSTTAARQGLSEQDLASPAVTSNFTDASTGLTHVYLRQRYQGIEVAGAVANVTVADNGKVVALHQNFVAGTAAKARTTAPGLTPAQAVAAAARALNMPAPRSLNVVTAGQPAEGMTFNNAGISLEKIPVKLMYQPTANGELTLAWDVTLAPLDGEHYWNVRVDAQTGVLLAKDDYSISEPVSFAEMTQKTLASRNWQQVLTPAATASKVTAPNSYNVIPLTIESPIHGSRQLLVNPANTTFSPFGWHDVNGVAGADSTNAKGNNVYAYLDRDNTNVYKKGTSPEGGATQIFDFPFDQTLQPDAYKEAAVTNLFYWSNIVHDVMATKGFTEAAGNFQVKNYTSTGGVPTPGGNDPVQAQAQDGAGLPTPNRNNANFSTPNDGFAPRMQMYEWTGDVQVRVTAPSTLAGPLTAQEGSNGRRIEQFASPITGNLVAVDDGSAQPTRGCNPTFVNAAAINGNIALIRRGKCNFSVKIKNAQNAGAKMVVVMDSIAGATALLTMAGTAPDSVGIRIPSVFVSNVEGMRLKAALDAGQTVTITAGSTPRRDGDFDNGIIAHEYGHGISNRLTGGRLNSNCLTNAEQMGEGWSDYFGLWLTTKVGDVGTTGRGIGTYASSEPTTGPGIRPTRYSTDMSINPATYALIGTAGYGAATGQQHAIGYVWCTALWDLNWALIGRYGYNADLTASTGGNNIAMRLVMEGLKLQPCGPGFLDGRNAILKADSVLNGAANSDLIWRTFARRGMGFNAVQGLSTSATDNTAGFSLPTVLSTSKRLSEQMLEVYPNPARDQVLVRTQVSSKSAVSVQLLTLMGQVVRTQSVSAASLQQNGVQVNTAELANGVYVVRVTTSEGTITKKVSVQH; translated from the coding sequence ATGAAACAAACGTTTACTTTGCCAAGCACCCGCGCGTTGGCGGTTGCTGCTATGCTGGCCATTCCGGCTCTGGCGGCCGCCCAACAGGCGCCTCTCAACCGGGCGCTGGCTGCCCTGAGCACCACTGCCGCCCGCCAGGGCCTGAGCGAGCAGGATCTGGCCAGCCCGGCCGTAACCAGCAACTTCACCGACGCCAGCACCGGCCTCACCCACGTGTATCTGCGCCAGCGCTACCAGGGCATTGAGGTAGCAGGTGCCGTAGCCAACGTCACGGTTGCCGACAACGGTAAGGTGGTGGCGCTGCACCAGAACTTCGTGGCGGGCACTGCCGCCAAGGCCCGCACCACGGCGCCTGGCCTCACGCCGGCGCAGGCCGTGGCCGCCGCCGCCCGCGCCCTGAACATGCCCGCTCCCCGGTCGCTGAACGTGGTAACCGCCGGCCAGCCGGCCGAAGGCATGACGTTCAATAACGCCGGTATCTCGCTGGAGAAGATTCCGGTGAAGCTGATGTACCAGCCCACGGCCAACGGCGAGCTGACCCTGGCCTGGGACGTAACGCTGGCTCCGCTGGATGGCGAGCATTACTGGAACGTGCGTGTAGACGCCCAGACCGGCGTTCTGCTGGCCAAAGACGACTATAGCATCTCGGAGCCGGTTTCGTTTGCCGAGATGACGCAGAAGACGCTGGCCTCGCGCAACTGGCAGCAGGTGCTGACTCCGGCCGCCACGGCCAGTAAGGTAACGGCCCCCAACTCCTACAACGTTATTCCGCTCACCATCGAAAGCCCCATCCACGGCTCCCGTCAGCTGCTGGTGAACCCTGCCAACACGACATTTTCGCCGTTTGGCTGGCACGATGTGAACGGCGTGGCCGGTGCTGACTCCACCAACGCCAAAGGCAACAACGTGTATGCCTACCTGGACCGCGACAACACCAACGTCTACAAGAAAGGCACCAGCCCGGAAGGTGGCGCCACCCAGATTTTCGACTTCCCCTTCGATCAGACGCTGCAGCCCGATGCTTACAAAGAGGCCGCAGTAACCAACCTGTTCTACTGGAGCAACATCGTGCACGATGTGATGGCCACCAAAGGCTTCACGGAAGCGGCCGGTAACTTCCAGGTGAAGAACTACACCAGCACCGGCGGTGTGCCTACGCCAGGCGGCAACGACCCGGTACAGGCCCAGGCCCAGGACGGTGCAGGCCTGCCCACGCCCAACCGTAACAACGCCAATTTCTCGACGCCCAACGATGGATTTGCTCCTCGGATGCAGATGTACGAGTGGACGGGCGATGTGCAGGTGCGCGTGACGGCTCCCTCTACGTTGGCCGGCCCGCTGACGGCCCAAGAAGGTTCAAACGGTCGTCGGATCGAGCAGTTTGCATCGCCCATTACGGGTAACTTGGTAGCCGTAGACGACGGCTCGGCCCAACCGACGCGTGGCTGCAACCCCACGTTCGTGAATGCTGCCGCCATCAACGGCAACATTGCCTTGATCCGGCGCGGTAAGTGCAACTTCTCGGTCAAAATCAAGAACGCCCAGAACGCCGGCGCTAAAATGGTGGTGGTGATGGATAGCATTGCCGGCGCAACGGCGCTGCTGACCATGGCCGGCACTGCCCCGGATTCGGTGGGCATTCGCATTCCTTCGGTGTTTGTAAGCAATGTGGAAGGCATGCGCCTGAAGGCTGCGCTTGATGCCGGCCAGACCGTTACCATCACGGCTGGCTCCACGCCGCGCCGCGACGGTGACTTCGACAACGGCATCATTGCCCACGAATACGGCCACGGCATCTCCAACCGCCTCACCGGTGGCCGCCTCAATTCCAACTGCCTCACCAATGCGGAGCAGATGGGTGAGGGCTGGAGCGACTACTTCGGCCTGTGGCTGACCACCAAGGTAGGTGACGTAGGCACTACAGGCCGCGGCATCGGTACGTATGCCTCGTCGGAGCCAACCACGGGCCCTGGCATTCGCCCTACCCGCTACAGCACCGACATGAGCATCAACCCGGCGACGTACGCGCTGATTGGCACGGCGGGCTATGGCGCCGCGACTGGCCAGCAGCACGCCATCGGCTACGTGTGGTGCACCGCACTGTGGGACCTGAACTGGGCATTGATCGGCCGCTACGGCTACAACGCCGACCTGACGGCCAGCACCGGTGGCAACAACATTGCTATGCGTCTCGTGATGGAAGGCCTCAAACTGCAGCCTTGCGGCCCGGGCTTCCTCGACGGCCGCAACGCCATCCTGAAGGCTGACTCCGTGCTGAACGGTGCCGCCAACTCTGACCTGATCTGGCGTACGTTCGCTCGTCGGGGCATGGGCTTCAACGCTGTACAGGGCCTCTCGACCAGCGCCACCGACAATACGGCCGGCTTCTCGCTGCCCACGGTGCTCAGCACCAGCAAGCGCCTGAGCGAGCAGATGCTGGAAGTGTACCCCAACCCCGCCCGCGACCAGGTATTGGTGCGCACGCAGGTGAGCAGCAAATCCGCCGTATCGGTGCAGCTGCTGACCCTGATGGGCCAGGTGGTACGCACGCAGTCGGTTTCGGCCGCCTCGCTGCAGCAGAACGGTGTGCAGGTGAACACGGCCGAACTGGCCAATGGCGTGTACGTAGTGCGTGTTACCACTTCCGAAGGCACCATCACCAAGAAAGTATCGGTGCAGCACTAA
- a CDS encoding RNA methyltransferase has protein sequence MRKLSMEELNRLTVADFKNTRKFPLTLVLDNVRSLHNVGAAFRTADAFAVEKIWLCGITGRPPQREITKTALGSTESVAWEYAPTTLEALQQLKAAGYQLIAVEQTTGSVPLPEFAVAPGQPYALVMGNEVFGVEDEVLALCDAAVEIPQFGTKHSLNVSVAAGVVLWEFISRMNMANMQYDR, from the coding sequence ATGCGCAAACTCTCGATGGAAGAGCTGAACCGGCTGACGGTGGCAGACTTCAAAAATACGCGAAAATTCCCCCTCACCCTAGTGCTCGATAACGTGCGCAGCCTCCACAACGTGGGCGCGGCCTTCCGCACGGCCGATGCCTTTGCGGTGGAAAAAATCTGGTTGTGCGGCATTACGGGCCGCCCGCCCCAGCGCGAAATCACCAAAACGGCCTTGGGCTCCACCGAGTCGGTGGCCTGGGAATACGCCCCTACTACCCTGGAGGCGCTGCAGCAGCTGAAGGCCGCCGGTTACCAACTGATTGCCGTGGAGCAGACCACCGGCAGCGTGCCCCTGCCCGAATTTGCGGTAGCCCCCGGCCAGCCCTACGCCTTGGTTATGGGCAACGAGGTGTTCGGGGTGGAGGATGAGGTGCTGGCTTTGTGCGACGCCGCCGTGGAAATCCCGCAGTTCGGCACCAAGCACAGCCTGAACGTGAGCGTAGCGGCCGGGGTGGTGCTGTGGGAGTTTATCAGCCGGATGAATATGGCTAATATGCAATATGATAGATAA
- the mutS gene encoding DNA mismatch repair protein MutS, with amino-acid sequence MRQYYELKQAHPGAVLLFRVGDFYETFGEDAVTASRILDITLTKRGAGTASETPLAGFPHHALDNYLPKLVRAGQRVAICDQLEDPKLAKGLVKRGITELVTPGVSLHDNVLERRSNNYLCAVHFGKHEAGVSFLDISTGEFLVAQGTIDYLGKLLQNFQPAEVLFCKKSRREFEDHFGPDYCHFALEEWVFGHDYGHDLLTRHFNTTSLKGFGIDGLREGITAAGCILHYLAETKHTDVGHIGSIGRLEEDKYVWLDRFTVRNLELVQAQHPGGVPLIDILDQTVTPMGARLLRKWVVLPLKEPAQIQRRLDTVEALLQTPELLENLLLHLRQINDLERLISKVAVRRINPRELLQLARALEAISPIREQLAASGIRALQKLADQLNPCTALREEIRAKIKEDAPILTNQGGVLNDKVDAELDELRAMAFSGKDYLFQLQQRAIQETGISSLKVAYNKVFGYYLEVTNSHKDKVPTTWIRKQTLVNAERYITEELKTYEEKILHAEERLFVIEQRIYNELVLTAAEYVAQVQQNARAIGVADCLASFAATARQHRYVKPVVDDSTLLDIKAGRHPVIERQLPPGEQYIPNDICLNQDDQQIVVITGPNMAGKSALLRQTALIVLLAQIGSFVPADAAHVGVIDKIFTRVGASDNLSKGESTFMVEMTETASILNNLSDRSLVLMDEIGRGTSTYDGISIAWAIVEHLHNNPRFTAKTLFATHYHELNQLADDCPRVRNYNVAVKEADGRILFLRKLREGGSEHSFGIHVARMAGMPASVVLRASEIMHHLEQERTSTGVDTDAATEFDDVLAGLESEPTGGKVVHLNGAVPVATPEPARRGPKAQPAAAVHNAPRPSLQLSMFEPADPALEKVRELLERLDVNTLTPIEALLKLNELKLAASGK; translated from the coding sequence ATGCGCCAGTACTACGAGCTCAAGCAGGCCCATCCCGGGGCCGTGCTCCTGTTCCGGGTGGGCGACTTCTACGAAACCTTCGGCGAGGATGCCGTTACGGCTTCGCGCATTCTGGATATCACGCTCACCAAGCGGGGCGCGGGTACGGCTTCCGAAACCCCGCTGGCTGGCTTCCCCCACCACGCCCTCGACAACTACCTGCCCAAGCTGGTGCGTGCCGGCCAGCGTGTGGCCATTTGCGACCAGCTCGAAGACCCCAAGCTGGCCAAGGGCCTCGTCAAGCGCGGCATCACGGAGCTCGTCACGCCCGGCGTGAGCCTGCACGACAACGTGCTGGAGCGCCGCTCCAACAACTACCTCTGCGCCGTGCATTTCGGCAAGCACGAGGCCGGCGTGAGCTTCCTCGACATTAGCACCGGCGAGTTTCTGGTGGCCCAGGGCACCATCGACTACCTAGGCAAGCTGCTGCAGAACTTCCAGCCCGCCGAGGTGCTGTTCTGCAAAAAAAGCCGCCGCGAGTTCGAGGACCACTTTGGGCCCGACTATTGCCACTTTGCGCTGGAAGAATGGGTGTTCGGCCACGACTACGGCCACGACCTGCTCACTCGTCACTTCAACACTACCTCGCTCAAAGGCTTCGGCATTGATGGGCTGCGGGAGGGCATCACGGCGGCCGGCTGCATCCTGCACTACCTGGCCGAAACCAAGCATACCGACGTGGGCCACATCGGCAGCATCGGGCGGCTGGAGGAAGATAAGTACGTGTGGCTTGACCGGTTTACGGTGCGCAACCTGGAGCTGGTGCAGGCCCAGCACCCCGGCGGCGTACCCCTCATCGACATCCTCGACCAGACCGTGACGCCCATGGGTGCGCGCCTGTTGCGTAAGTGGGTGGTGCTGCCCCTCAAGGAGCCCGCCCAGATTCAGCGCCGCCTCGATACGGTGGAGGCCCTGCTCCAGACGCCCGAGCTGCTGGAAAACCTGCTGCTGCACCTACGCCAGATCAACGACCTGGAGCGGCTGATTTCCAAGGTGGCCGTGCGCCGCATCAACCCCCGCGAGCTGCTGCAGCTAGCCCGCGCTTTGGAAGCCATCAGCCCCATCCGGGAGCAGCTGGCCGCCTCCGGCATCCGGGCGTTGCAGAAGCTGGCCGACCAGCTCAACCCCTGCACCGCGCTGCGTGAGGAAATCCGGGCTAAAATCAAGGAGGACGCGCCCATCCTCACCAACCAGGGCGGTGTGCTCAACGACAAGGTGGATGCCGAACTGGACGAGCTGCGGGCCATGGCTTTTTCGGGCAAGGATTACCTGTTTCAGCTCCAGCAGCGCGCCATTCAGGAAACCGGTATTTCGTCCTTGAAAGTGGCCTACAACAAGGTATTCGGCTACTACCTCGAAGTCACGAACTCGCACAAAGACAAAGTGCCGACCACTTGGATCCGGAAGCAGACGCTGGTGAATGCTGAGCGCTACATTACGGAGGAGCTGAAAACCTACGAGGAGAAAATTCTGCACGCCGAGGAGCGGCTGTTCGTCATTGAGCAGCGCATCTACAACGAGCTGGTCCTCACGGCCGCCGAATACGTGGCCCAGGTGCAGCAGAACGCCCGCGCCATCGGCGTGGCCGACTGCCTGGCCTCCTTCGCCGCCACCGCCCGCCAGCACCGCTACGTGAAACCAGTGGTGGACGACAGCACCCTGCTCGACATCAAGGCCGGCCGCCACCCCGTGATTGAGCGCCAGCTTCCCCCCGGCGAGCAGTACATTCCCAATGACATCTGCCTCAACCAGGACGACCAGCAGATTGTGGTGATTACGGGCCCCAACATGGCCGGTAAATCGGCCCTGCTGCGCCAGACGGCCCTGATTGTGCTGCTGGCCCAGATCGGCTCCTTCGTGCCCGCCGACGCGGCCCATGTGGGTGTCATCGACAAAATCTTCACCCGCGTAGGCGCTTCCGACAACCTGAGCAAAGGCGAAAGCACCTTCATGGTGGAAATGACCGAAACCGCCTCCATCCTCAACAACCTCTCCGACCGCAGCCTGGTGCTGATGGACGAAATCGGGCGTGGCACCAGCACCTACGACGGCATCAGCATTGCCTGGGCCATTGTGGAGCACCTGCACAACAACCCGCGCTTCACGGCCAAAACCCTGTTTGCCACCCACTACCACGAGCTCAACCAGCTCGCCGACGACTGCCCGCGCGTCCGCAACTACAACGTGGCCGTGAAGGAAGCCGACGGCCGCATCCTGTTCCTGCGCAAGCTGCGCGAAGGCGGCTCCGAGCACAGCTTCGGCATTCACGTGGCCCGCATGGCCGGCATGCCCGCCTCGGTAGTGCTGCGCGCCAGCGAAATCATGCACCACCTGGAGCAGGAGCGCACCTCCACCGGCGTCGATACTGACGCCGCCACCGAATTCGATGATGTATTGGCCGGTCTGGAAAGTGAGCCGACTGGCGGGAAAGTAGTGCATCTGAACGGAGCCGTACCAGTTGCCACGCCCGAACCGGCCCGTCGGGGCCCCAAAGCCCAGCCCGCCGCGGCCGTGCACAACGCCCCGCGGCCTAGCCTCCAGCTCAGCATGTTCGAGCCCGCCGACCCGGCCCTGGAGAAAGTGCGCGAGCTGCTGGAGCGCCTCGACGTGAATACGCTCACCCCCATCGAGGCCCTGCTGAAGCTGAATGAGCTGAAGCTGGCCGCCAGCGGGAAGTAA
- a CDS encoding HNH endonuclease, protein MKPRVTDAAFAGIVAECLSVAQVLGRLGLVPAGGNYKTVHARIRRLGLATGHFTGKAWNQGERHRNFGRQYSLTEILVADSPYAFTHGLRNRLLKQGYKAHRCERCGLEEWLAEPIPLELHHLNGVNNDHRLENLQLLCPNCHAQTGSYRGKNQLKHSARVV, encoded by the coding sequence ATGAAACCCAGAGTCACAGACGCCGCATTTGCCGGAATCGTTGCCGAGTGCCTGTCAGTGGCGCAGGTACTGGGGCGGCTGGGACTGGTGCCCGCTGGTGGCAACTACAAAACCGTGCACGCCCGCATCCGGCGGCTGGGACTGGCCACCGGGCATTTCACCGGGAAAGCCTGGAACCAGGGCGAGCGACACCGGAATTTCGGTAGGCAGTATAGTTTAACAGAAATTCTGGTTGCGGATTCTCCTTACGCTTTCACGCATGGCTTGCGCAACCGGCTCCTGAAGCAAGGATACAAGGCACACCGCTGTGAACGATGTGGTCTGGAGGAATGGCTGGCTGAACCGATTCCGCTGGAACTGCACCACCTCAACGGTGTAAACAATGACCACCGATTGGAAAATTTGCAGTTACTTTGCCCTAATTGCCACGCGCAGACAGGTAGCTACCGCGGCAAGAATCAACTAAAACACTCAGCCAGAGTGGTGTAA
- a CDS encoding XrtX-associated membrane protein — translation MAAPVGTTALAATRPPRTAHRALRLVAVAVLIVLLFLCGIYDETIFAFLGPVWQKAATALGFSEQLARLQQSISGEVVKRSLPVVATYALLYLSLSLLLLRLLLPTYRLPLVLKLYGGVIAAYILLLLAGRLTGNVPWVYQLGRRLIDFLVSPLPIVILVSLLRWYRPSSRQ, via the coding sequence ATGGCTGCACCCGTTGGTACCACCGCCCTAGCCGCCACCCGCCCGCCCCGCACAGCGCATCGAGCCCTGCGCCTGGTAGCGGTGGCGGTGCTTATTGTGCTGCTGTTCCTGTGTGGCATATACGATGAGACGATATTCGCCTTTCTGGGCCCTGTCTGGCAGAAAGCCGCCACCGCGCTGGGCTTTTCCGAGCAGCTGGCCCGCCTGCAGCAGAGCATCAGCGGTGAAGTAGTAAAGCGCAGTCTGCCGGTGGTAGCCACCTACGCGCTGCTCTATCTGAGTCTGTCGCTGCTGCTGTTGCGCCTGCTGCTGCCCACCTACCGCCTGCCGCTAGTGCTGAAGCTCTACGGCGGCGTAATTGCTGCCTACATCCTGCTGCTGCTGGCCGGCCGCCTCACCGGCAACGTTCCCTGGGTGTATCAGCTCGGGCGCCGCCTCATCGATTTTCTCGTTTCGCCGCTGCCCATCGTTATTCTGGTTTCCCTGCTGCGGTGGTACAGGCCGTCCTCCCGGCAGTAG
- the xrtX gene encoding exosortase X, with product MDTVSTSPSNAVSVHSLRRFLVLAVGMYLIWFFGYEQWLRDANQLDPALSRNIAQASTWLLQVLGFPASLNASSPQLLLIEQKPAVFVGNPCNGLVLYALFTGFVLAYPGPVVRKLWFIPTGILLIYALNVLRVSALALNHLYAHRSVDFNHHYTFTFIVYGCIFLLWMWWARRLAVVAAPSPAY from the coding sequence ATGGACACCGTTTCTACCTCTCCCTCCAACGCTGTATCTGTACACTCGCTGCGGCGCTTTTTGGTGCTGGCCGTTGGCATGTACTTGATCTGGTTTTTTGGCTATGAACAATGGCTCCGCGACGCCAACCAGCTAGACCCGGCCTTGTCCAGAAACATTGCGCAGGCTTCCACCTGGCTGCTGCAGGTGCTGGGTTTTCCGGCCAGCCTCAACGCCAGCAGCCCGCAGCTGCTGCTGATTGAGCAGAAACCGGCCGTGTTTGTCGGCAACCCCTGCAACGGGCTGGTGCTGTACGCGCTGTTCACCGGGTTTGTGCTGGCCTATCCGGGGCCGGTAGTGCGCAAGCTGTGGTTCATCCCAACGGGTATCCTGCTGATCTATGCGCTGAACGTGCTGCGGGTGTCCGCGCTGGCGCTCAACCATCTGTATGCCCACCGCTCCGTCGATTTCAACCACCATTACACGTTCACGTTCATCGTGTATGGCTGCATCTTTCTGCTCTGGATGTGGTGGGCGCGCCGTCTGGCCGTGGTAGCAGCCCCTTCTCCCGCATATTAG
- a CDS encoding AAA family ATPase produces MMPSSSSPSTAPPDYQQKIKQVFAEMGKVVVGQQYMIGRLLIGLFTGGHILLEGVPGLAKTLTISTLSKVLHLHFQRVQFTPDLLPSDLVGTMIYNQNQSVFEVKKGPIFANLVLADEVNRSPAKVQSALLEAMQEKQVTIGETTYPLDLPFLVLATQNPVEQEGTYPLPEAQVDRFMMKVFVDYLKKTDELEVMRRMANMSYVGEVSPILTKEDIFGIRQQINQVQISETLEKYIIELVFATRRPADYDLPEFQQYVQFGVSPRASIALHRAAKAVAYFDERDYVLPEDIKDVASDVLNHRILLTYEAEADGIRTQDLIEAILRKVPIS; encoded by the coding sequence ATGATGCCGTCGTCTTCCAGCCCAAGCACTGCTCCTCCCGATTATCAGCAGAAAATCAAGCAGGTATTCGCGGAGATGGGCAAGGTGGTGGTGGGCCAGCAGTACATGATCGGCCGGCTGCTGATCGGGCTGTTCACCGGGGGTCACATCCTGCTGGAAGGCGTACCGGGTTTGGCCAAAACCCTCACCATCAGCACCCTGTCGAAGGTGCTGCATCTGCATTTCCAGCGCGTGCAGTTCACGCCCGACCTGCTGCCTTCCGACCTAGTGGGCACCATGATCTACAACCAGAATCAGTCGGTATTTGAAGTGAAGAAGGGGCCGATTTTCGCCAACCTGGTGCTGGCCGATGAGGTGAACCGCTCCCCGGCCAAGGTGCAGAGCGCCCTGCTGGAGGCCATGCAGGAAAAGCAGGTCACTATCGGCGAAACCACGTACCCGCTGGATCTGCCGTTTCTGGTGCTGGCCACCCAGAACCCGGTGGAGCAGGAAGGCACCTACCCGCTGCCCGAGGCCCAGGTAGACCGGTTTATGATGAAGGTGTTTGTGGACTACCTCAAGAAAACCGACGAGCTGGAGGTGATGCGCCGCATGGCCAACATGAGCTACGTGGGCGAGGTGAGCCCTATTCTGACCAAGGAAGACATCTTCGGCATCCGGCAGCAGATTAACCAAGTGCAGATTTCCGAAACGCTGGAGAAGTACATCATCGAGCTGGTGTTTGCCACGCGCCGCCCAGCCGACTACGACCTGCCTGAGTTTCAGCAGTACGTGCAGTTTGGGGTGAGCCCGCGCGCCAGCATTGCGCTACACCGCGCCGCTAAGGCCGTGGCTTACTTCGATGAGCGCGACTATGTGCTGCCCGAAGACATTAAGGATGTAGCCAGCGACGTGCTCAATCACCGCATCCTGCTCACGTATGAGGCCGAGGCCGACGGCATCCGGACCCAGGACCTGATTGAGGCCATCCTGCGCAAAGTACCCATCAGCTAA